Within Cellulophaga sp. L1A9, the genomic segment TACAGTGCTAGGTTTGAGCTTACCAATATGGATCCTACTTTTTACAATCAGATTCGTAATTTAAAGGATAATGAAATTTCTCAGCCAATATTAGAAGACGATGCTCGTGAAGGGACAAGTTTTAAAATCATGAAAATTACCAACCGTCATGACGAACATGTGGCAGATTTTTCTAAAGATTATATAAAGATTCAAGAGTTAGCTAAAACTCAAAAGCAAGCAGATGCTATCGCAAAATGGATGGCGGAGCACATAGAAGAAACATACATAAGTGTAAATGAAACGAATAAAGGGTGTGAGTTTGCTAATAACTGGATAAAAGAGTAATTACATGTCTGATGTTACAGCAATCAATAATCTTGTAGAAAAGCATGTTGCTTTAAAAAAAGAAATTGCCAAAATTATTGTTGGGCAAACGGAAGTGGTAGAACAGATTTTGCTTTCTATTTACACAGGTGGTCACTCTTTATTAATAGGAGTGCCGGGTTTGGCAAAGACATTAATGGTAAATACCATTGCACAAACATTAGGCTTAGATTTTAAAAGAATCCAGTTTACACCAGATTTAATGCCTAGTGATATTCTAGGGAGTGAAATTCTTGATCAGGATAGAAAATTTAAATTTATCAAAGGTCCAATATTCTCTAATATTATTTTGGCCGATGAAATAAATAGAACTCCTCCAAAAACGCAAGCTGCATTGCTAGAGGCCATGCAGGAGCGTTCTGTTACTATTGCAGGTGTAAATTATAAATTACCTGCTCCTTATTTTGTTTTAGCAACACAAAACCCAATTGAGCAAGAAGGGACATATCCTTTGCCAGAAGCGCAATTAGACCGTTTTATGTTTGCCATTGAGTTGAAGTACCCATCTATACGTGAGGAGATTGCTATTGTAAAAGCAACCACTTCAGATGTTAAAAACGAAATTAATGCACTGCTGAGTGCAGAAGAAATTATAGCAATTCAACAATTAGTCAGAAGAATTCCTGTTCCTGATAATGTGGTAGATTACGCCGTAAAATTGGTGAATAGTACACGTGCTAATTTAGAGGGGGCTTCAGATTATGTGAAACAATATATTGATTGGGGAGCTGGTCCAAGAGCCTCACAAAATTTAATTTTAGGAGCAAAGGCTCATGCTGCAATTAAAGGTAAATACTCTCCTGATATTGAAGATGTAAAAGCAGTTGCTTTAGGGATACTTAGACATCGAATTATAAAAAACTACAAGGCAGAAGCTGAAGGCATATCAGAAGATGCTATAATTCGTGAATTATTGTAGAAACTTCATCTACTTCAAACGTTTTCGTAAGAGATATTTTATAAAAAAGTGCAATTAAATGAGGTATTCGTTTTTTTGGATCCACTTTTTAAAATTTTTCTTAAATTCAATCGAATCAATTCGCAATTCTTTTATTTAGCCTCAATATTTTAGTAATTTTGCAAGATTGCAATAACCTAAAAAGTAGATTTTCTAAATATATGAGCATTTATAAAGATTACCTTAAGCAGATAGAAGAACGAAAAGATAATGGACTTCATCCGCAACCAATTGATGGTGCTGAATTGCTGAGTAAAATTATTGAGCAAATTAAAGATGTA encodes:
- a CDS encoding MoxR family ATPase, which produces MSDVTAINNLVEKHVALKKEIAKIIVGQTEVVEQILLSIYTGGHSLLIGVPGLAKTLMVNTIAQTLGLDFKRIQFTPDLMPSDILGSEILDQDRKFKFIKGPIFSNIILADEINRTPPKTQAALLEAMQERSVTIAGVNYKLPAPYFVLATQNPIEQEGTYPLPEAQLDRFMFAIELKYPSIREEIAIVKATTSDVKNEINALLSAEEIIAIQQLVRRIPVPDNVVDYAVKLVNSTRANLEGASDYVKQYIDWGAGPRASQNLILGAKAHAAIKGKYSPDIEDVKAVALGILRHRIIKNYKAEAEGISEDAIIRELL